The proteins below come from a single Podarcis muralis chromosome 8, rPodMur119.hap1.1, whole genome shotgun sequence genomic window:
- the LOC114600253 gene encoding kelch-like protein 26 isoform X1, with the protein MDSLMDSDEEDGIEKPLPSHEAYLCQGLKQLYQTQQLCDVTLGVEGKSFPCHRMLLASVSPYFRDMFVHSESHNGEIQLEDITASTLHCLLDYLYTEEVSLTAETAQDLFTAASKLQILPLKETAGRFLEMNISMNNCLSLYSLAHQHNHQPLLNAASCYIKQHFVPLAKQEAFLNLEPKALISLISSDNLEVPSELIVYQAVRNWVESAASVRLPLYKELLGHVRFSLLTHEELVDVQADTAEYYRHVRLKWKELDGAGRLQASGGLRKGMYDDCLACLKLDESRTQDGDDPESYLYCFDPNAEKWETLPPLKYLSYSGCASMGCKLYLSGGQKADSSFVDTLHQYDSLTSQWTQLPSMSTARALHPFLACDKKLYAVGGCSDTGPLSSAEAFSVEQNAWAPISSLPLAVMYPASTVLRNKLYLVGGKASRSYKGLLIYDTNADWWNEVPMDFACYGAAAVSVSNGIYVFGGYTEERGNFLVQSAMATEELPNCTKGSFYLFENGRVSWEVTVPELPIALAFSCAVEWQGKIYLLAGKDETRSYNTIYSWVPEDTSWTRCPEEIPTTASQVRISSVAPLKMPKKPIQLLLFGTALSPAVSGVDDVKKQQLSSSSSREGCSLNCCWGGR; encoded by the exons ATGGATTCCCTGATGGATAGCGACGAAGAGGATGGCATAGAAAAGCCTCTTCCGTCTCATGAAGCCTATTTATGTCAGG gcTTGAAACAGCTATACCAGACCCAGCAGCTATGCGATGTTACCTTGGGCGTGGAAGGAAAGAGCTTTCCTTGCCACAG GATGCTGTTGGCGTCAGTCAGTCCTTATTTCAGAGATATGTTTGTCCATTCTGAGTCACACAACGGGGAGATCCAGCTTGAGGACATCACTGCTTCCACACTCCATTGCCTGCTGGACTATCTCTACACAGAAGAGGTGTCTCTCACTGCAGAAACTGCCCAGGACCTCTTTACTGCAGCTAGCAAGCTCCAGATCCTTCCACTGAAAGAGACAGCTGGAAG GTTTCTCGAGATGAACATCTCCATGAACAACTGCCTCAGCCTTTACAGCCTGGCTCATCAGCACAACCACCAGCCTTTGCTCAACGCAGCCTCGTGCTACATCAAGCAACACTTTGTGCCCCTCGCTAAGCAGGAAGCCTTCCTAAACCTGGAACCCAAAGCTTTAATCAGCCTCATCTCCTCAGACAACCTGGAAGTGCCCTCCGAGCTGATCGTCTACCAGGCTGTGCGCAACTGGGTGGAGTCTGCGGCCTCCGTGCGCCTCCCGCTGTACAAGGAGCTCCTTGGACATGTCCGCTTTTCGCTGCTCACCCATGAAGAGCTCGTCGACGTCCAGGCGGACACCGCAGAGTACTACAGGCACGTGCGTCTGAAGTGGAAGGAGCTGGATGGGGCAGGGAGGCTCCAAGCGAGTGGAGGGCTTAGGAAGGGCATGTACGACGACTGCCTTGCTTGCCTGAAGCTCGACGAGAGCAGGACCCAGGATGGAGATGACCCAGAATCTTACCTGTACTGTTTCGACCCCAACGCAGAGAAGTGGGAGACCTTGCCACCTCTGAAGTACCTGAGCTACTCTGGATGTGCCTCCATGGGCTGCAAGCTTTACTTGTCTGGAGGTCAGAAGGCCGACAGCTCTTTTGTTGACACTCTGCATCAGTACGATTCCTTGACCAGCCAATGGACACAACTGCCGTCCATGTCCACAGCCCGGGCTCTCCACCCCTTTCTGGCCTGTGACAAAAAGCTGTATGCTGTCGGAGGCTGCAGCGATACTGGCCCTCTCTCTTCTGCGGAGGCCTTCAGTGTCGAGCAGAATGCCTGGGCCCCTATCTCTAGCCTGCCCCTCGCCGTGATGTACCCAGCTTCAACCGTGCTCAGGAATAAGCTTTACCTTGTAGGGGGGAAAGCCTCCAGGAGCTACAAGGGGCTTCTGATCTACGACACAAATGCCGACTGGTGGAATGAGGTGCCCATGGACTTTGCCTGCTACGGTGCAGCGGCTGTCTCGGTCAGTAATGGGATATATGTTTTCGGTGGGTACACCGAGGAAAGGGGCAATTTCCTGGTCCAGAGTGCCATGGCCACTGAGGAGCTCCCCAACTGCACCAAAGGGAGCTTTTACCTCTTTGAGAATGGCAGGGTGAGCTGGGAAGTCACTGTCCCAGAGCTACCAATAGCCTTGGCTTTTTCTTGCGCGGTGGAATGGCAAGGTAAGATCTACCTGCTGGCGGGCAAGGACGAAACCCGCTCCTATAATACGATTTACAGCTGGGTTCCAGAGGACACAAGCTGGACCCGGTGCCCTGAGGAAATCCCCACGACGGCTTCCCAGGTGAGAATATCCAGCGTCGCACCCCTGAAGATGCCCAAAAA
- the LOC114600253 gene encoding kelch-like protein 26 isoform X2, giving the protein MSGMLLASVSPYFRDMFVHSESHNGEIQLEDITASTLHCLLDYLYTEEVSLTAETAQDLFTAASKLQILPLKETAGRFLEMNISMNNCLSLYSLAHQHNHQPLLNAASCYIKQHFVPLAKQEAFLNLEPKALISLISSDNLEVPSELIVYQAVRNWVESAASVRLPLYKELLGHVRFSLLTHEELVDVQADTAEYYRHVRLKWKELDGAGRLQASGGLRKGMYDDCLACLKLDESRTQDGDDPESYLYCFDPNAEKWETLPPLKYLSYSGCASMGCKLYLSGGQKADSSFVDTLHQYDSLTSQWTQLPSMSTARALHPFLACDKKLYAVGGCSDTGPLSSAEAFSVEQNAWAPISSLPLAVMYPASTVLRNKLYLVGGKASRSYKGLLIYDTNADWWNEVPMDFACYGAAAVSVSNGIYVFGGYTEERGNFLVQSAMATEELPNCTKGSFYLFENGRVSWEVTVPELPIALAFSCAVEWQGKIYLLAGKDETRSYNTIYSWVPEDTSWTRCPEEIPTTASQVRISSVAPLKMPKKPIQLLLFGTALSPAVSGVDDVKKQQLSSSSSREGCSLNCCWGGR; this is encoded by the exons ATGTCAGG GATGCTGTTGGCGTCAGTCAGTCCTTATTTCAGAGATATGTTTGTCCATTCTGAGTCACACAACGGGGAGATCCAGCTTGAGGACATCACTGCTTCCACACTCCATTGCCTGCTGGACTATCTCTACACAGAAGAGGTGTCTCTCACTGCAGAAACTGCCCAGGACCTCTTTACTGCAGCTAGCAAGCTCCAGATCCTTCCACTGAAAGAGACAGCTGGAAG GTTTCTCGAGATGAACATCTCCATGAACAACTGCCTCAGCCTTTACAGCCTGGCTCATCAGCACAACCACCAGCCTTTGCTCAACGCAGCCTCGTGCTACATCAAGCAACACTTTGTGCCCCTCGCTAAGCAGGAAGCCTTCCTAAACCTGGAACCCAAAGCTTTAATCAGCCTCATCTCCTCAGACAACCTGGAAGTGCCCTCCGAGCTGATCGTCTACCAGGCTGTGCGCAACTGGGTGGAGTCTGCGGCCTCCGTGCGCCTCCCGCTGTACAAGGAGCTCCTTGGACATGTCCGCTTTTCGCTGCTCACCCATGAAGAGCTCGTCGACGTCCAGGCGGACACCGCAGAGTACTACAGGCACGTGCGTCTGAAGTGGAAGGAGCTGGATGGGGCAGGGAGGCTCCAAGCGAGTGGAGGGCTTAGGAAGGGCATGTACGACGACTGCCTTGCTTGCCTGAAGCTCGACGAGAGCAGGACCCAGGATGGAGATGACCCAGAATCTTACCTGTACTGTTTCGACCCCAACGCAGAGAAGTGGGAGACCTTGCCACCTCTGAAGTACCTGAGCTACTCTGGATGTGCCTCCATGGGCTGCAAGCTTTACTTGTCTGGAGGTCAGAAGGCCGACAGCTCTTTTGTTGACACTCTGCATCAGTACGATTCCTTGACCAGCCAATGGACACAACTGCCGTCCATGTCCACAGCCCGGGCTCTCCACCCCTTTCTGGCCTGTGACAAAAAGCTGTATGCTGTCGGAGGCTGCAGCGATACTGGCCCTCTCTCTTCTGCGGAGGCCTTCAGTGTCGAGCAGAATGCCTGGGCCCCTATCTCTAGCCTGCCCCTCGCCGTGATGTACCCAGCTTCAACCGTGCTCAGGAATAAGCTTTACCTTGTAGGGGGGAAAGCCTCCAGGAGCTACAAGGGGCTTCTGATCTACGACACAAATGCCGACTGGTGGAATGAGGTGCCCATGGACTTTGCCTGCTACGGTGCAGCGGCTGTCTCGGTCAGTAATGGGATATATGTTTTCGGTGGGTACACCGAGGAAAGGGGCAATTTCCTGGTCCAGAGTGCCATGGCCACTGAGGAGCTCCCCAACTGCACCAAAGGGAGCTTTTACCTCTTTGAGAATGGCAGGGTGAGCTGGGAAGTCACTGTCCCAGAGCTACCAATAGCCTTGGCTTTTTCTTGCGCGGTGGAATGGCAAGGTAAGATCTACCTGCTGGCGGGCAAGGACGAAACCCGCTCCTATAATACGATTTACAGCTGGGTTCCAGAGGACACAAGCTGGACCCGGTGCCCTGAGGAAATCCCCACGACGGCTTCCCAGGTGAGAATATCCAGCGTCGCACCCCTGAAGATGCCCAAAAA